In Shewanella sp. VB17, a single genomic region encodes these proteins:
- a CDS encoding DUF3014 domain-containing protein, with protein MQVNQEDRIEQQEKPASTSTIAIVAIVVLLLLSGGAYYYFSANNVSQNERVDTVELPDPVPSEPLAIKEQPDEPIITVDPKVIEDVVITPPAEPLPALSDSDPFVHNKTIQMANDSKIEPYIVEKNILRHFVVFVDNLAQGELARKVSPLKAPNQVFTVSEITNKTYLNPDSYHRYDQYADFVNNLNEAQLKQTYQDLTPLLTVAFEELGYGDMNFTDRMLKAIDVMLDAPITDSPIELNSISVNYQFADPRLESLPNAQKLLIRMGPENSKKVKSALRKLKKSVEQ; from the coding sequence ATGCAAGTTAATCAAGAAGATAGAATAGAACAGCAGGAAAAACCTGCTAGTACTAGTACCATAGCCATCGTCGCTATCGTTGTTTTATTACTCCTATCAGGTGGTGCTTACTACTACTTTAGCGCCAATAATGTCAGCCAAAATGAACGGGTGGACACTGTCGAACTGCCGGACCCCGTTCCAAGTGAGCCTTTAGCAATAAAAGAGCAACCTGACGAACCAATAATAACAGTCGATCCTAAGGTGATTGAAGACGTCGTCATCACTCCTCCTGCCGAGCCTCTACCTGCGTTATCAGATAGCGATCCATTTGTGCACAATAAAACGATTCAAATGGCTAACGATAGCAAAATAGAACCTTATATTGTCGAAAAAAACATCCTCAGACATTTCGTCGTCTTCGTGGATAATTTAGCCCAAGGAGAGCTAGCTCGAAAAGTCAGCCCACTTAAAGCACCAAACCAAGTATTTACCGTTTCAGAAATCACTAACAAAACGTATTTAAACCCTGACAGCTACCACAGATACGATCAATATGCAGACTTCGTTAACAACCTAAATGAAGCACAACTGAAGCAGACTTACCAAGATCTAACTCCACTATTAACAGTAGCATTTGAAGAGTTGGGCTATGGTGATATGAATTTCACTGACCGCATGTTAAAGGCCATCGATGTCATGCTTGACGCCCCTATTACTGATAGCCCAATTGAACTTAATAGTATTAGTGTTAATTATCAATTTGCAGATCCACGACTAGAGTCTCTACCCAATGCGCAAAAGTTACTCATCAGAATGGGACCGGAAAACAGTAAAAAAGTGAAATCGGCATTACGTAAGCTGAAAAAAAGCGTGGAACAATAA
- a CDS encoding DUF4123 domain-containing protein, which translates to MMPTFPFASSPQLQHWILVDTLRVPNAMQKAYEHEALPELRKLFQNSQFEYLLDQSPVLFNISANSSLLPILTTSFAWRSSAVIFSVPNSTSIELLTEHLINLMTVNMLDKPMLFRCYNNAVWMQVANKLNAADINSLLGPAVGLSWVNEQGAIESLFRSPAMAELAATPYRLQSDIWHKWM; encoded by the coding sequence ATGATGCCCACCTTTCCCTTTGCTTCGTCACCGCAGCTACAGCATTGGATCTTGGTCGATACGCTGCGGGTTCCCAATGCCATGCAAAAGGCTTATGAACATGAAGCGCTACCAGAACTCAGAAAATTGTTCCAAAATAGTCAGTTTGAATATTTGCTGGACCAAAGCCCTGTGTTGTTTAACATTAGCGCCAATAGCAGTTTATTACCCATATTGACAACCAGCTTTGCTTGGCGCAGTAGTGCGGTGATTTTTTCGGTGCCCAATAGCACGAGTATCGAACTGTTGACTGAGCATTTAATCAATTTAATGACGGTCAATATGCTCGATAAGCCCATGCTGTTTCGCTGCTATAACAATGCCGTGTGGATGCAAGTGGCAAATAAGCTCAATGCTGCAGACATTAACAGTTTACTCGGCCCCGCAGTGGGCCTTTCTTGGGTTAATGAACAAGGGGCAATTGAATCACTGTTCCGTTCACCGGCCATGGCAGAGTTAGCCGCCACTCCTTACCGTCTTCAGTCAGATATCTGGCATAAATGGATGTAA
- a CDS encoding type VI secretion system Vgr family protein, protein MAQLGSGLRFHFTAQGLDDTRFGVLDFKFVESLSQPFEVKLNLLSRFDDLTPEAIVDQAGLMSWSKGDSIERHVHGIVSQFSKGDTGHHHTQYSITLVPALSRLTLRQNSRIFQQQSVLTIISTLLVEMGISDHAFSCDARFQSDVREYCVQYRETDFDFISRLAAEVGLFYYFEHTEGKHTLVFCDSTTKLSALATPFPYNALSGGMAELPFVSSFAYQHQIKPAIVSLKDQSFKKPQYSFLQNSTGKELAFQQADYEHFDYPGRYKSDATGKPIAQVRQESLRREAQMSVGHSNIMQAISGAKFTLAEHSDAALNRDWVLTKVIHTGEQGAAAEEANTQKPTRYSNDFEAIPASNPWQAGPCVKPLVTGPQMATVVGPEGEEIFCDEFGRVKVQFPWDRYGEGDDSASCWVRVSQGWAGGQYGMMALPRIGHEVIVSFLEGDPDQPIITGRTFHSINQVPYALPEHKTRTVIKTQTHKGEGSNELRFEDELDKQEIYLHAQKDINTLVENDMAEHVKRDKHLLVDNERVSQIKGNDHLTIEGERRTAVKLDVSLEVGGSVHQKVGKASILEAGTEVYIKAGQKVVIEAGAEITLKAGGSVIKIDPAGVHLIGSAVNLNSGGGAGSASGYAGQTPILPLAVAEAILAEGEQIQLAEASLSSDYTSTAIGERPPMPVMGGGAAASPATTSSTTTSSTTTSPAAAPAQAPIAAQDPSVTTPLQLAPEMMEMIAVNNIAAVSMCQKQADGSCLRDDCPCLKAQE, encoded by the coding sequence ATGGCGCAGTTAGGCTCAGGATTGCGGTTTCATTTTACAGCTCAAGGCTTAGATGACACTCGCTTTGGTGTACTGGATTTCAAGTTTGTCGAAAGCCTATCACAACCCTTTGAAGTCAAACTTAATTTATTAAGTCGCTTCGATGATTTAACCCCTGAAGCCATTGTTGACCAAGCAGGCTTAATGAGTTGGAGCAAAGGTGACAGCATTGAGCGTCACGTTCATGGTATTGTCAGTCAGTTCAGTAAAGGTGATACGGGTCATCATCATACGCAATATAGCATCACTTTAGTGCCGGCCTTGTCTCGACTGACGTTAAGGCAAAACAGCCGTATATTTCAGCAACAAAGTGTGTTGACCATCATCTCAACCTTGCTGGTTGAAATGGGGATCAGCGATCATGCTTTTAGCTGCGATGCCAGATTTCAATCTGATGTACGCGAGTATTGCGTCCAATACCGAGAAACTGATTTTGACTTTATCAGCCGCTTAGCCGCAGAAGTTGGGCTGTTTTACTATTTTGAGCACACAGAAGGCAAGCACACGTTAGTGTTTTGTGACAGCACCACTAAATTGAGTGCACTCGCGACGCCTTTCCCTTACAACGCCCTCAGCGGTGGTATGGCCGAATTGCCCTTTGTCAGTTCATTTGCTTATCAGCATCAAATAAAGCCCGCCATTGTGAGTTTAAAAGATCAAAGTTTTAAAAAACCGCAGTACAGTTTTTTGCAAAATAGTACGGGTAAAGAATTAGCATTTCAACAAGCAGATTACGAACACTTTGATTATCCTGGGCGTTACAAAAGTGATGCCACAGGTAAGCCTATTGCCCAAGTAAGACAAGAGTCCCTACGCCGTGAAGCGCAGATGAGTGTGGGTCACAGTAACATTATGCAGGCCATATCAGGCGCTAAGTTTACGTTGGCTGAGCACAGTGATGCGGCGCTTAACCGTGACTGGGTGTTAACCAAGGTCATCCATACGGGTGAGCAAGGCGCTGCCGCTGAAGAGGCAAACACGCAAAAGCCGACTCGCTACAGTAACGACTTTGAGGCCATTCCCGCCAGTAACCCGTGGCAGGCGGGCCCTTGCGTTAAACCGCTGGTGACGGGGCCACAAATGGCTACCGTGGTAGGCCCTGAAGGCGAAGAGATTTTCTGTGACGAGTTTGGTCGGGTCAAAGTGCAATTCCCTTGGGACCGCTATGGCGAAGGCGATGATAGCGCCAGTTGCTGGGTGCGGGTGAGTCAAGGTTGGGCGGGGGGTCAATATGGCATGATGGCGCTGCCGCGTATTGGTCATGAAGTGATAGTGAGCTTTTTAGAGGGCGACCCAGACCAACCGATTATTACCGGGCGAACTTTTCATAGCATCAATCAAGTGCCTTACGCGCTGCCCGAGCATAAAACTCGCACTGTGATTAAAACCCAAACCCATAAAGGCGAAGGCAGTAATGAGCTCAGGTTTGAAGATGAGCTTGATAAGCAAGAAATTTACCTGCATGCGCAAAAAGACATCAATACATTAGTCGAAAACGACATGGCTGAGCACGTTAAGCGTGATAAGCACCTACTCGTAGATAACGAGCGTGTCAGCCAAATCAAGGGCAATGACCATCTCACCATTGAAGGCGAGCGGCGCACAGCGGTTAAGCTCGATGTCAGTCTTGAGGTCGGCGGCAGTGTGCATCAAAAAGTCGGGAAAGCCTCAATATTAGAAGCTGGCACTGAAGTGTACATTAAAGCGGGTCAAAAAGTGGTGATTGAGGCGGGCGCTGAAATCACCCTCAAGGCAGGGGGGAGCGTGATTAAAATCGACCCAGCTGGCGTGCACTTAATCGGCTCAGCGGTTAACCTCAACTCAGGGGGGGGCGCAGGCTCTGCCTCTGGTTATGCGGGCCAAACGCCGATATTACCGCTTGCCGTTGCAGAGGCCATATTGGCTGAAGGTGAGCAAATACAGCTAGCCGAGGCAAGTTTAAGCAGCGACTATACCAGCACCGCCATTGGCGAGCGTCCGCCGATGCCAGTTATGGGCGGAGGAGCAGCAGCGAGTCCAGCCACGACGAGCTCAACTACGACGAGTTCAACTACGACCAGCCCAGCGGCGGCACCTGCTCAGGCACCTATTGCCGCGCAAGACCCAAGTGTCACCACGCCATTGCAACTGGCGCCAGAAATGATGGAGATGATCGCGGTCAATAACATCGCGGCAGTTTCCATGTGCCAAAAGCAAGCCGACGGTAGCTGCTTGCGAGATGATTGCCCTTGTCTTAAGGCTCAAGAATGA
- a CDS encoding LysM domain-containing protein, with the protein MNETTDDTLNKYKIIQGECLSLLAKRYNTTVDELQKLNSDDIKDVDLIFAGASINVPNHAVNKVPEEYVPQAITTGKEIPLVDAPPLCAKTTCSNESAEFVDILYVPAHPLSGNPAWFAVTQAALDKIDIEIEHMSNAIVVDDQVQTLQNLNNLRVLSKFESKSHESFLMADDDKFKFRALILVQTVFNVHQGKLTAEIIDKLTTPLGFPYISNINGQVDDNQISALNGMTWAVPDDYFEALKTADSQARQYKKALEDTNKKLAEFLEDELNNLKSKAENSAKEQYSDDGTYFVFDQKQQYFTSEKQTNIAENMRKIMDNRPSKEADFFKLDNDTAKARLQKIWYSSMYLNMELIHFTRPLMRLNNDGYVVKEQCLTLAELEGTVQGQFKPDGVKDDEWREVSIFDDNDKNYNTIKNIFKALGINALSPENKATKKASELIKEQAYLVSWAYYPTMALLSIIDSSMSQHLAGLKSLGVGSIPGYFEPFLWIKKIALARITQLKQKAEQRAKQGLIDYYDKNRHKKQASYTLIWDENAWKTKQKKLGQFINQADMGNIEPVECFLLSKDKGQACYLRGPYWYMPLKDGQYSKLANGHVKDITLQVSMPSAPSASVPADAPSLDKILNDLSKPGVSGLSNMNFAKVLSTFDDKGFWSDSYHWQGGKGPDDGSAYMANAQAQFMRFTSTSASTLGVPSPDLNTLSMSKVFSTGAKVDCALTLLSGQLSFSTWLPLNKTNSEIEVSSTTSDTAKQQVEGYALNMNYEWYETINDERVNHYDGTYDAGMICMKLTAKVSGMAAASFSLGTELEFGPAEDGSGIGVKGRAYKPADFNQLRSMNPNTGAADDARYLPDSYLPVLDGAAQLGVNINAFAGIEANGSLGAEVFWRPPVSQNPAMPLLSLGAVTGSVSLNLGIGGEAYIRLVYDSGALVLITAAKWVCGPGAGGKVAISINPDNMDSFIATLLGVLKQSGFSRIRILGDDSKDTNDFFTQLNTQLTVAIALGLTLADVILLPPRLLSRYYQDSQQQEFAPLIAKRILMKEDEINLNQLPIRIWVNNLPPETLAPLLATLINAQEYTLGENIAKVWDATANQTDATNQIQLQAVMQVLAWVASTENTKDTDHKRRQFEKTLYRMGVAKNAPLGSVAVKWQRFIANWFKLAGFVKVHGIRDIKTGVNTSVFDFNTVCKPLCNNLKGFRYQIHTKTTAGTVSQYEHLAYYDGPDMTSEKQTAKAKVEAEIAKQNAQPFNWQI; encoded by the coding sequence ATGAATGAAACTACGGATGACACGCTCAATAAATATAAAATCATTCAGGGTGAGTGTTTAAGTTTACTGGCTAAGCGCTATAACACCACCGTTGATGAACTGCAAAAGCTAAACAGCGATGACATCAAAGATGTGGATTTAATTTTTGCAGGCGCTAGCATCAATGTGCCAAATCACGCGGTGAATAAAGTGCCTGAGGAGTATGTTCCTCAAGCTATCACCACTGGAAAGGAGATCCCCCTTGTTGATGCTCCTCCATTATGTGCAAAGACGACCTGTAGCAATGAGTCAGCTGAATTTGTCGATATCTTGTATGTTCCCGCGCATCCTTTATCTGGTAATCCTGCTTGGTTTGCGGTCACTCAAGCTGCGTTAGATAAAATTGATATCGAAATTGAGCATATGAGCAATGCGATTGTGGTTGATGATCAAGTTCAGACGCTACAAAATTTGAATAACCTTAGAGTGCTATCAAAATTTGAGTCTAAATCCCATGAGTCATTTTTAATGGCTGATGATGATAAGTTTAAGTTTCGCGCCCTCATTTTAGTGCAGACTGTGTTCAATGTGCATCAAGGCAAATTAACCGCAGAGATTATTGATAAACTGACCACCCCTTTAGGCTTCCCCTATATCAGTAACATCAATGGGCAAGTGGATGATAATCAGATTAGTGCCTTGAATGGTATGACTTGGGCCGTACCTGATGATTATTTTGAGGCGTTAAAAACAGCAGACTCACAGGCCAGACAGTATAAAAAAGCGCTTGAGGACACCAACAAAAAACTGGCGGAATTCTTAGAAGACGAACTCAACAATCTTAAATCTAAGGCTGAAAATTCGGCCAAAGAGCAATATAGCGACGATGGCACCTATTTTGTTTTCGACCAAAAACAACAATATTTTACCAGTGAAAAGCAAACCAATATTGCTGAAAACATGCGTAAAATCATGGACAATCGACCAAGCAAAGAAGCGGACTTTTTTAAACTTGATAACGACACTGCCAAAGCAAGGTTACAGAAAATTTGGTATTCATCCATGTACCTTAACATGGAGCTTATCCATTTTACTCGCCCCCTTATGCGCTTAAATAATGATGGCTATGTGGTTAAAGAGCAATGTTTAACCCTTGCTGAACTAGAGGGGACGGTGCAAGGGCAGTTTAAGCCTGATGGCGTTAAAGATGATGAGTGGCGTGAGGTCAGTATTTTTGATGATAACGATAAAAATTATAATACCATCAAAAATATATTTAAGGCGCTAGGGATTAACGCCTTGTCACCTGAAAATAAAGCGACAAAAAAAGCCAGTGAGTTAATTAAAGAGCAAGCCTATCTTGTGTCGTGGGCTTATTATCCTACCATGGCATTGTTAAGCATTATTGACAGCTCAATGAGTCAACATTTAGCTGGATTAAAGAGCTTAGGTGTCGGCTCTATCCCTGGTTATTTTGAACCTTTCCTATGGATTAAAAAAATAGCATTAGCGCGAATCACTCAGCTTAAACAAAAAGCAGAACAACGTGCCAAACAAGGCCTCATCGATTATTACGATAAAAACAGGCATAAAAAGCAGGCTAGCTACACCTTAATATGGGATGAAAATGCGTGGAAGACCAAGCAGAAAAAACTCGGTCAGTTTATTAATCAAGCAGACATGGGCAACATTGAGCCAGTTGAATGTTTTTTACTGTCTAAAGACAAGGGTCAGGCCTGTTATTTACGTGGTCCATATTGGTATATGCCCCTTAAAGATGGTCAATACTCTAAGTTAGCCAATGGGCACGTTAAAGACATTACTCTGCAAGTCTCTATGCCCAGCGCCCCAAGCGCGTCGGTGCCAGCAGACGCGCCCAGTTTAGATAAAATACTCAACGACTTAAGCAAGCCTGGCGTGAGTGGGTTAAGTAACATGAATTTTGCTAAGGTGTTGAGCACATTTGACGATAAAGGTTTTTGGAGCGATAGCTATCATTGGCAAGGCGGGAAAGGTCCAGATGATGGCTCAGCCTATATGGCCAATGCCCAAGCACAGTTTATGCGTTTTACCAGCACATCAGCTAGCACTTTAGGTGTCCCCAGCCCTGATTTAAACACCTTGAGCATGAGTAAGGTCTTTTCAACGGGTGCCAAAGTTGACTGCGCCTTGACCTTGCTCAGCGGCCAATTATCCTTTTCAACTTGGTTGCCACTGAATAAGACCAATAGCGAAATTGAGGTCAGTAGCACCACTAGCGATACAGCCAAGCAGCAGGTCGAAGGCTACGCACTCAATATGAATTATGAATGGTATGAAACCATTAACGATGAGCGTGTCAACCATTATGACGGCACTTACGATGCGGGCATGATCTGCATGAAACTCACCGCTAAAGTCTCAGGCATGGCCGCCGCCAGTTTCAGTTTGGGGACTGAACTAGAGTTTGGCCCGGCAGAAGACGGCAGTGGCATTGGGGTTAAAGGCCGCGCCTATAAACCCGCCGATTTTAATCAGCTGCGCTCAATGAATCCCAATACCGGCGCGGCGGATGACGCCAGATATTTACCCGATTCCTACTTGCCGGTACTCGACGGCGCCGCCCAGTTAGGGGTTAATATCAATGCCTTTGCCGGTATAGAAGCCAATGGTAGCCTCGGTGCCGAGGTTTTTTGGCGCCCACCAGTGAGTCAAAATCCAGCCATGCCATTGTTAAGCTTAGGCGCCGTGACTGGGAGTGTTAGCCTCAACTTGGGCATAGGTGGCGAGGCATATATTAGGCTGGTGTACGACAGTGGCGCCCTGGTATTAATCACCGCAGCAAAATGGGTCTGTGGCCCAGGGGCCGGCGGTAAGGTGGCCATTAGCATTAATCCCGATAACATGGACAGTTTTATCGCCACTCTACTGGGCGTATTAAAGCAAAGCGGCTTTAGTCGCATCCGCATCTTGGGTGATGACAGCAAAGACACGAATGACTTTTTTACTCAGCTTAACACTCAACTCACCGTGGCCATCGCCCTTGGTTTAACTTTAGCCGATGTCATATTGCTGCCGCCGCGTTTATTAAGTCGGTATTATCAAGATTCACAACAACAAGAGTTTGCGCCTCTTATTGCAAAAAGAATCCTTATGAAAGAGGATGAAATTAATTTAAATCAATTACCTATACGAATATGGGTAAACAATCTCCCCCCAGAAACCTTAGCGCCCTTGTTAGCGACCTTGATCAACGCTCAAGAATACACTTTAGGTGAAAATATAGCCAAAGTATGGGATGCTACAGCGAACCAAACTGATGCGACGAACCAAATTCAATTACAAGCGGTGATGCAAGTGTTAGCTTGGGTTGCCAGTACTGAGAATACCAAGGACACGGATCACAAACGTCGTCAGTTTGAAAAAACCTTGTATCGTATGGGCGTGGCCAAAAATGCCCCATTAGGCAGCGTCGCCGTTAAGTGGCAACGTTTTATCGCCAACTGGTTTAAGCTGGCAGGGTTTGTTAAAGTGCATGGTATACGTGATATTAAAACTGGAGTAAATACCTCTGTATTTGATTTTAATACTGTTTGTAAGCCGCTTTGTAATAACCTCAAAGGCTTCCGTTACCAAATCCATACCAAAACTACCGCTGGCACCGTCAGTCAGTATGAACACCTGGCTTATTACGACGGCCCCGACATGACGAGCGAAAAGCAAACAGCCAAGGCTAAGGTCGAGGCCGAAATCGCCAAGCAAAATGCCCAGCCTTTTAACTGGCAGATTTAA
- a CDS encoding Hcp family type VI secretion system effector yields MPTPCYISIKGETQGHITAGAFTADSVGDIFVEGHADQMMVQQFDHVVTVPTDPQSGMPSGQRVHKPFQFTVALNKAVPLMYNALATGEKITEVELKWYRTSIEGKQEHYFTTSLEGATIVDINFGMPHCQDPTQADFTQLITVSMGYRKINWDHVVSGTSGADDWRAPVEA; encoded by the coding sequence ATGCCAACACCATGTTATATCTCAATCAAAGGCGAAACTCAGGGCCATATCACAGCAGGTGCATTCACCGCTGATTCTGTCGGTGATATTTTTGTTGAAGGTCATGCAGATCAAATGATGGTTCAACAGTTTGATCACGTCGTTACTGTGCCAACCGATCCTCAGTCTGGTATGCCTTCAGGTCAGCGCGTTCACAAGCCATTTCAATTTACCGTTGCCTTGAACAAAGCTGTGCCGTTAATGTATAACGCATTAGCAACAGGTGAAAAAATCACTGAAGTTGAGCTTAAATGGTACCGTACCTCTATTGAAGGTAAGCAAGAGCATTACTTTACCACTTCACTTGAAGGCGCCACGATTGTAGACATCAACTTCGGCATGCCTCATTGTCAAGATCCTACTCAAGCGGATTTCACTCAGTTGATCACTGTATCAATGGGCTACCGTAAAATTAATTGGGATCACGTTGTTTCAGGTACTTCAGGTGCTGATGACTGGCGTGCCCCGGTTGAAGCATAA
- a CDS encoding TetR/AcrR family transcriptional regulator, which translates to MKTESTTQSNRQHILDVGYQLIAAKGFSCVGLAQLLQASAVPKGSFYHYFKSKEQFGEALIQGYFEGYKSDLDTLFGNTSLNGYDRLMTYWQRWLTAQIEGCIDQKCLVVKLSAEVADLSEAMRLALLNGSASVIHRLTVCIAVGVEDGSIAKRDPQSTAEMLYHMWLGASLMNKLGHPSDALNRAIETTKLVLRP; encoded by the coding sequence ATGAAAACAGAATCTACCACTCAATCCAATCGTCAGCATATTCTTGACGTTGGCTATCAGCTGATTGCCGCCAAGGGGTTTTCTTGTGTTGGGCTTGCGCAATTATTGCAAGCTTCCGCAGTGCCAAAGGGATCTTTTTATCACTATTTCAAATCGAAAGAGCAATTTGGTGAAGCACTTATCCAAGGATACTTTGAAGGTTATAAGTCTGATCTCGATACTTTATTTGGTAATACTAGCTTGAATGGTTATGACCGATTAATGACGTACTGGCAAAGATGGCTGACGGCACAGATCGAAGGCTGTATCGATCAGAAATGTCTGGTGGTTAAACTTAGCGCCGAAGTGGCCGATCTTTCTGAGGCCATGCGCCTTGCGCTGCTCAATGGCTCTGCCAGTGTTATTCACCGCTTAACAGTGTGTATTGCTGTGGGTGTTGAAGATGGCTCTATTGCGAAGAGAGATCCACAATCTACAGCCGAAATGCTGTATCACATGTGGTTAGGTGCGAGCTTAATGAACAAGTTGGGCCATCCCTCAGATGCGCTAAATAGGGCGATAGAAACAACTAAGTTGGTTCTTAGGCCTTAG
- the recG gene encoding ATP-dependent DNA helicase RecG, with the protein MDRLDLVPVTELKGVAKKMLERLMKLNLATVQDILFHLPLRYEDRTQIYPIASLYPGSYGTIEGVIQSSQIIQGRKRMLTCTVSDNSGSITLRFFNFSVAQKNGLANGARIRAYGEIRRSAHQTEIVHPEYKLINDHDPELPSDILTPVYPTTEGLKQASWIKLTDQALLMLENGGLQELLPLQLQPNNLSLKAALQLLHRPHNDVALYELEQGTHPAQQRLIQEELLAHNLSMLQLRQRSNRDNAISMPATGQLLNPFLTALAFKPTGAQHRVGLDIGKDLEKNAPMMRLVQGDVGSGKTLVAALAALQAIENGYQVAMMAPTELLAEQHALNFSQWFEPLGLKVGWLAGKLKGKARAQSLADIESGDANMVIGTHAIFQSKVNFNKLALIIIDEQHRFGVHQRLELREKGIHQGFHPHQLIMTATPIPRTLAMTAYADLDTSVIDELPPGRTPVSTAAVSDARRNEVIERVRLAVTNDGRQVYWVCTLIDESEVLECQAAEDTAAELTLTLAELNIGLIHGRMKSAEKQAVMAEFKSGNLNLLVATTVIEVGVDVPNASLMIIENPERLGLAQLHQLRGRVGRGSIASHCLLMYKAPLSQMATKRLGVLRKSNDGFIIAQKDLEIRGPGEVLGTKQTGVADMKIADLIRDQALIPHIQTLAVHVMQQVPDNVDAIVHRWLGEREQYVQA; encoded by the coding sequence GTGGATAGACTCGATCTTGTTCCTGTAACTGAGCTCAAAGGCGTGGCCAAGAAAATGCTTGAACGTCTAATGAAACTTAATCTAGCTACAGTGCAAGATATCTTGTTTCACCTGCCTCTACGTTACGAAGATCGCACCCAGATCTATCCCATTGCTTCTCTTTATCCCGGCAGTTATGGCACCATAGAAGGCGTGATCCAATCCAGTCAGATCATTCAAGGCCGCAAGCGCATGCTCACGTGTACTGTCAGTGATAATAGTGGTTCGATAACCCTAAGATTTTTCAATTTCTCAGTCGCACAAAAAAATGGGTTAGCCAATGGGGCGCGGATCCGAGCCTACGGAGAAATACGTCGCAGTGCTCATCAAACCGAAATTGTTCATCCCGAATACAAGTTAATCAATGATCACGATCCAGAGCTGCCCAGCGACATTCTGACTCCTGTCTACCCAACGACAGAAGGCCTTAAGCAAGCCAGCTGGATAAAATTAACCGATCAGGCTCTGCTGATGTTAGAAAATGGCGGGCTACAAGAACTTCTCCCTCTGCAGCTTCAACCCAATAACCTCAGCCTTAAAGCAGCCTTACAACTCTTGCATCGCCCCCATAATGACGTCGCACTTTATGAGCTAGAGCAAGGCACACATCCTGCGCAGCAACGGCTTATTCAAGAAGAATTATTGGCTCACAATCTCAGCATGCTGCAACTGCGTCAACGCAGTAATCGCGATAATGCCATTTCAATGCCTGCCACAGGGCAACTACTCAATCCTTTTTTAACCGCGCTGGCGTTTAAACCAACAGGTGCACAACATAGAGTCGGTTTAGACATTGGTAAAGATCTTGAAAAAAATGCCCCGATGATGAGACTTGTTCAGGGAGATGTAGGATCAGGAAAAACCTTGGTCGCCGCACTTGCAGCCCTACAAGCAATTGAAAATGGATATCAAGTGGCCATGATGGCCCCCACAGAACTGCTGGCCGAACAGCATGCCCTTAATTTTAGTCAGTGGTTCGAACCATTAGGATTAAAAGTCGGCTGGCTTGCCGGCAAGCTCAAAGGTAAAGCCAGGGCACAATCGTTAGCCGATATAGAAAGTGGCGACGCTAATATGGTCATTGGCACACATGCTATTTTTCAAAGCAAAGTAAATTTTAATAAATTAGCGCTGATTATCATCGATGAACAACACAGATTTGGTGTCCACCAGCGCCTAGAATTAAGAGAAAAAGGCATTCACCAAGGATTTCATCCTCATCAACTCATCATGACAGCCACGCCAATCCCGCGTACCTTAGCCATGACAGCGTATGCCGATCTTGACACTTCAGTGATCGACGAACTCCCTCCAGGACGCACACCCGTTAGTACAGCTGCAGTCTCTGATGCTCGCCGCAACGAAGTTATCGAACGAGTAAGGTTAGCCGTAACCAATGATGGCAGACAAGTTTATTGGGTTTGCACCCTCATTGATGAATCTGAAGTACTCGAATGTCAGGCTGCTGAAGATACCGCCGCAGAACTCACATTAACCCTAGCAGAACTCAACATAGGCTTAATTCACGGGCGGATGAAGTCTGCAGAAAAACAAGCTGTCATGGCGGAATTTAAATCTGGAAACCTCAATTTACTGGTCGCCACCACAGTCATTGAAGTCGGTGTTGATGTCCCCAACGCCAGCTTAATGATCATCGAAAACCCTGAACGACTAGGTTTAGCACAATTGCATCAATTAAGAGGCCGTGTAGGACGTGGCTCAATCGCCAGCCATTGCCTATTAATGTACAAGGCCCCGCTCTCTCAAATGGCGACAAAACGGTTAGGCGTACTCCGAAAAAGTAATGATGGTTTTATTATCGCTCAAAAAGATCTTGAAATTAGAGGGCCCGGTGAAGTACTCGGCACGAAACAAACTGGGGTTGCCGACATGAAAATAGCCGATCTAATCCGCGATCAAGCGCTTATCCCGCATATTCAAACACTCGCAGTCCATGTGATGCAGCAAGTGCCAGACAATGTCGATGCCATAGTGCACCGCTGGCTCGGTGAGCGAGAGCAATACGTACAAGCTTAA